From Denitrovibrio acetiphilus DSM 12809, the proteins below share one genomic window:
- a CDS encoding branched-chain amino acid ABC transporter substrate-binding protein produces the protein MRKILSVIALSAVMTVASVANAETIKIGVAGAHSGDLASYGIPSAKAAEIYANEVNAAGGLLGKQIELIKADDVCKPEIAVNSAHKLVTDKVIFVLGHICSGATKAALGTYTEAGIPVMSPSATNPGLTKSGDYPNFFRTIAPDDAQAKLAVDFTIDKLSAKKIAVIHDKGDYGKGFAEFAKMFIEDGKKAEVVLFEGVTPGAVDYTAVVQKIKRSKADAVIFGGYHPEASKIITAMKKKKVKAAFVSDDGVKDDTFIKVAGEYAEGGYATGPKDNSMNPLNKQAIANHKAAYNEDPGAFYIEAYSAMVAITEAIKAAGSTDYDKVTAALRSNWVDTPIGKIKFDERGDAIGAGFAVYQVQNGQYVEVK, from the coding sequence ATGAGAAAAATTCTATCCGTAATCGCTCTTTCAGCAGTTATGACTGTAGCATCAGTCGCAAACGCTGAAACTATTAAGATTGGTGTTGCCGGAGCTCACTCAGGTGACCTCGCGTCTTATGGTATCCCTTCTGCGAAAGCTGCAGAAATCTATGCGAACGAAGTAAATGCTGCCGGCGGTCTGCTTGGCAAACAAATCGAACTTATCAAAGCCGACGACGTGTGTAAACCTGAAATAGCAGTTAACTCAGCCCATAAACTTGTTACAGACAAAGTTATATTTGTTCTCGGACACATTTGTTCCGGTGCAACAAAAGCTGCTCTCGGTACATACACAGAAGCGGGCATACCAGTTATGTCACCATCTGCAACAAACCCCGGTCTTACCAAAAGCGGGGATTATCCTAACTTTTTCAGAACAATTGCCCCTGACGACGCTCAGGCTAAGCTTGCAGTAGACTTTACAATTGATAAACTTAGTGCGAAAAAGATCGCTGTAATCCACGATAAAGGGGACTACGGTAAAGGTTTTGCTGAGTTTGCTAAAATGTTTATCGAAGATGGCAAAAAAGCTGAAGTTGTACTTTTTGAAGGTGTGACACCTGGTGCTGTGGATTATACTGCTGTTGTTCAGAAAATTAAACGCAGCAAGGCTGATGCGGTTATCTTCGGCGGTTACCACCCTGAAGCTTCTAAAATCATCACAGCTATGAAAAAGAAAAAAGTTAAAGCTGCTTTCGTCTCTGATGATGGTGTGAAAGATGATACATTTATCAAAGTTGCCGGAGAATACGCAGAAGGCGGATATGCCACCGGACCTAAAGATAACTCTATGAATCCGCTTAATAAACAAGCTATAGCAAACCACAAAGCTGCTTATAACGAAGATCCAGGTGCATTTTACATAGAAGCATATTCTGCTATGGTTGCCATAACAGAAGCTATCAAAGCTGCCGGAAGCACAGATTACGATAAAGTAACTGCTGCTCTCAGAAGCAACTGGGTTGACACTCCTATCGGAAAAATCAAGTTCGATGAAAGAGGCGACGCTATCGGTGCCGGTTTTGCTGTTTATCAGGTACAAAACGGACAATACGTCGAAGTTAAGTAA
- a CDS encoding methyl-accepting chemotaxis protein — protein sequence MNKKTASLNLKLISVILFSFIVLSGLVTLTAVVQSKKSLTRATFDQLKAIRETQSFAIETYLDMIGDTLKSIAAQESTVAAVEEFADAFSNYDQYYQISDTLVTNDLTKNYNNEYLPNVNYNIPRSSQKKEIKKYLPSAINGRLLQHTYIYSNPNPVGAKEKLTQTEVISPYNTAHRTYHHSLYEVMNEFNFYDIFLTDTEGNVIYTVYKEKDFATNLTNDIYAESGLGEVFKKLKPLKKGELAFADFRPYEPSYNSPAAFLGTPVSANGKITGYMIVQLPVEIINAISDFGGKYESVGMGKTGLTVLLGSDMYMRNNHRFLDKLKKDNPEVETAGTSVGIVKINSRAAGNSVAGQEGAEIIISGMGEKSFTAYKPLDVYGQTWGIIVKKDYAEALTEAWQLRNLIIAISCIITIIALALTIILLRRMVISKINQLTKITKNIATGEGDLTLRIPVKGHDEIAELSKYFNQFIENVQHIVRDVQKSADSVSIGTSALASTTEELNLTFNEQAENVSSVASAMEELNSTTTEISDSSMNALDKARESGDITAEGKVKIEESVSKIQDIMEQTKLLGETVSNLAGSSAKIAEIVNVINDIADQTNLLALNAAIEAARAGEAGRGFAVVADEVRKLAERTQSATSEIDGIISEFKRETASASRNMASAETSVNEGVSIMGKTSSVFDNIVCSVQEIETANSSINNAISEQITTLNSVTTEVQGIASSVEQSSNAINDVTMTLAEQDKQTEELKEMVNRFKV from the coding sequence ATGAACAAAAAAACTGCTTCATTGAACCTTAAACTTATCAGCGTTATACTCTTTAGTTTTATTGTTTTGTCTGGTCTGGTCACTCTTACTGCTGTCGTTCAAAGTAAAAAAAGCCTTACAAGAGCAACCTTTGATCAGCTAAAAGCCATCAGAGAGACACAGTCATTCGCAATAGAAACCTATCTAGACATGATTGGTGATACACTAAAATCAATCGCAGCGCAAGAAAGCACTGTAGCTGCTGTCGAAGAATTTGCCGATGCATTCAGCAATTATGACCAATACTATCAGATCAGTGACACTCTGGTCACAAATGATCTTACGAAAAATTATAATAACGAATACCTCCCCAACGTCAACTATAACATACCAAGAAGCAGCCAGAAAAAAGAGATAAAAAAATATCTGCCCTCTGCAATTAACGGAAGACTGCTTCAGCACACTTACATCTATTCCAACCCAAACCCTGTGGGAGCAAAAGAAAAGCTCACACAGACAGAGGTTATAAGCCCTTACAACACAGCCCACAGAACCTATCACCATTCTTTATACGAAGTTATGAATGAGTTTAATTTCTATGATATTTTTCTGACAGATACTGAAGGGAATGTAATCTATACCGTATATAAAGAGAAAGATTTTGCAACTAACCTTACAAATGACATTTATGCAGAATCAGGACTTGGCGAAGTATTCAAAAAGCTTAAGCCTCTGAAAAAAGGTGAACTCGCTTTTGCTGATTTTCGCCCCTACGAACCAAGTTACAACTCCCCCGCAGCATTTCTGGGAACGCCTGTGTCGGCAAATGGCAAGATCACAGGCTATATGATAGTCCAGCTCCCTGTGGAAATAATCAACGCAATATCTGATTTCGGAGGAAAGTACGAATCCGTAGGCATGGGCAAAACTGGTCTCACAGTTCTTCTCGGCTCAGATATGTACATGAGAAATAATCATAGATTCCTTGATAAATTAAAAAAAGATAACCCCGAAGTTGAAACAGCCGGTACAAGTGTTGGTATAGTAAAAATCAACAGTCGCGCTGCCGGCAACTCTGTCGCAGGACAAGAAGGCGCAGAGATAATTATAAGCGGTATGGGCGAAAAATCATTCACCGCTTACAAACCACTGGATGTCTATGGACAAACATGGGGGATTATCGTTAAAAAAGACTATGCAGAAGCGCTCACAGAAGCCTGGCAGCTTCGCAATCTTATTATTGCGATCTCATGTATCATAACCATTATAGCTTTGGCATTGACCATTATCTTACTTAGAAGAATGGTAATCAGCAAAATCAACCAACTTACTAAAATTACGAAAAATATCGCCACAGGTGAAGGTGACCTCACTCTCAGGATCCCTGTAAAAGGTCACGACGAAATAGCTGAGCTCAGCAAATACTTTAATCAATTTATTGAAAATGTTCAGCACATTGTACGTGACGTCCAGAAATCTGCCGACTCTGTATCGATCGGGACATCAGCTCTCGCCTCCACTACAGAAGAGCTGAACCTCACATTCAACGAGCAGGCCGAAAACGTATCAAGCGTTGCAAGCGCCATGGAAGAGCTGAACTCGACAACAACAGAGATTTCGGACAGCTCTATGAACGCTCTGGATAAAGCGAGAGAATCCGGCGATATAACCGCAGAAGGAAAAGTTAAAATTGAGGAATCTGTCAGCAAAATACAAGATATTATGGAACAGACAAAACTGCTAGGGGAAACCGTATCAAACCTTGCAGGCTCATCTGCTAAGATAGCCGAGATAGTTAACGTTATAAACGACATTGCAGACCAGACAAATCTTCTGGCACTCAATGCTGCAATAGAGGCAGCAAGAGCAGGAGAAGCAGGCAGGGGCTTCGCTGTCGTCGCTGACGAAGTACGTAAGCTAGCAGAGAGAACCCAAAGCGCAACAAGTGAAATAGACGGAATAATAAGCGAATTTAAAAGAGAGACAGCCTCTGCATCCCGCAATATGGCATCAGCAGAAACATCTGTAAACGAAGGTGTCTCTATCATGGGTAAAACAAGCAGCGTATTTGACAATATCGTATGCTCTGTTCAAGAGATAGAAACTGCAAATTCATCTATCAACAATGCAATATCGGAACAGATAACAACTTTAAACTCAGTCACGACTGAGGTTCAGGGGATAGCTTCCAGTGTTGAGCAAAGTTCCAACGCTATAAACGATGTAACTATGACACTTGCCGAACAGGACAAGCAGACAGAAGAGCTGAAGGAGATGGTGAACCGGTTTAAAGTCTGA
- a CDS encoding tRNA1(Val) (adenine(37)-N6)-methyltransferase, translating into MSIISGMVIIMVNTNDSIVDKNLVICQPAKGFRFAVDAVYLAWFVKFEKQASLIDIGSGSGVVSALLAFKKGFSDVCAVEYQKRMFSCLKTTVEQNKLEVVTPVNADIRTYKPDREFNIAVCNPPYRHPDTGRVPEDETELNARFTTTLCAEDVFRFCRSYLKNSGSLYLSYDADMTADLFEAGFKYGFEPKRLRSVCPDLYVKPKIVLMEFRKNAGREMSFEPPLYQKINGEQSEEDKNIMQGRWIDKQN; encoded by the coding sequence TTGTCAATAATATCTGGAATGGTTATTATTATGGTTAATACTAATGATAGTATAGTTGATAAAAATTTGGTGATATGCCAGCCGGCAAAGGGATTCAGGTTCGCAGTGGATGCTGTTTACCTCGCATGGTTTGTTAAGTTTGAAAAGCAAGCCTCGCTTATAGATATAGGCTCTGGGAGCGGGGTTGTGTCTGCTCTGCTTGCTTTTAAAAAGGGGTTTAGCGATGTGTGTGCGGTTGAATATCAGAAGCGGATGTTCAGCTGCCTTAAAACGACAGTTGAGCAAAACAAGCTTGAGGTGGTCACCCCTGTGAATGCCGATATAAGAACCTATAAGCCAGACAGAGAGTTTAATATAGCAGTCTGTAACCCTCCATACAGGCACCCTGACACAGGCAGAGTTCCTGAAGATGAAACAGAGCTGAACGCGCGTTTTACTACGACGCTTTGTGCCGAAGATGTCTTCAGGTTTTGCAGGAGCTATCTGAAAAACTCAGGTAGTTTGTATCTCAGCTATGATGCTGATATGACAGCAGATCTTTTCGAGGCGGGGTTCAAATACGGCTTTGAACCGAAGAGGCTCAGGTCTGTCTGTCCTGACCTGTATGTTAAGCCTAAAATAGTTCTTATGGAGTTTCGTAAGAATGCAGGTAGAGAGATGAGTTTTGAACCTCCTCTTTATCAGAAGATAAATGGTGAGCAGTCCGAAGAGGACAAAAATATTATGCAAGGAAGATGGATTGATAAACAAAACTGA
- a CDS encoding branched-chain amino acid ABC transporter permease has translation MEYFLELFLGGLTRGSIYALIALGYTMVYGIIQLINFAHGEIYMIGAFTALIFASVFSILGWPVAAIFIIATLAAVVYSSAYGYTIEKIAYKPLRNAPRLSPLISAIGMSLFLQNYVLLAQTSDFLPFPQLIPDFEFMEPISHIFSSAELAIVSTTIIVMLLLTFFIKFTNMGKAMRATAQDKTMALLIGINVDRVISVTFIIGSALAALGGVLIANHIGQVNFYIGFIAGIKAFTAAVLGGIGSIPGAVLGALILGWTESFATGYISSDYEDVFAFALLVLILIFRPAGLLGRSETKKV, from the coding sequence ATGGAATACTTCCTTGAACTTTTCCTCGGCGGGCTGACCAGAGGGAGCATTTATGCTCTTATAGCTTTGGGATATACCATGGTTTACGGTATTATCCAGCTCATAAACTTTGCCCACGGGGAAATATACATGATAGGGGCTTTTACAGCCCTGATATTTGCCAGTGTCTTTTCCATACTCGGCTGGCCTGTTGCAGCTATATTTATCATAGCAACACTTGCCGCGGTTGTTTACTCGTCCGCATACGGGTATACGATAGAGAAGATAGCTTATAAGCCTCTTCGTAACGCGCCCAGACTATCTCCGCTTATCAGTGCAATAGGCATGTCACTTTTTTTACAGAATTATGTGCTTCTTGCTCAGACATCAGACTTTCTGCCTTTTCCACAGCTTATCCCCGACTTCGAGTTTATGGAGCCGATTTCACATATATTCAGTTCAGCCGAACTGGCAATCGTTTCGACAACCATTATTGTGATGCTGCTGCTGACTTTCTTTATCAAGTTTACGAATATGGGCAAGGCTATGCGTGCGACAGCGCAGGATAAAACCATGGCTCTTCTCATAGGTATAAATGTTGACAGGGTAATCTCTGTGACTTTTATAATCGGTTCGGCTCTTGCTGCCCTTGGTGGTGTGCTGATTGCGAACCATATCGGGCAGGTGAACTTTTATATCGGCTTTATTGCTGGGATAAAGGCATTCACGGCTGCTGTTCTCGGCGGTATCGGGAGTATCCCCGGTGCAGTGCTCGGTGCACTGATACTTGGCTGGACAGAGAGCTTTGCAACCGGATATATCTCCAGTGACTATGAAGACGTTTTTGCATTTGCACTGCTCGTTCTGATACTCATATTCAGACCTGCCGGACTTCTCGGCAGATCAGAAACGAAGAAGGTGTGA
- a CDS encoding class I SAM-dependent RNA methyltransferase, translated as MINKTEIRDTAYGGYGVGTMPDGRVIFIPHTVKGDVVTFQVTEDKTNMLYGELVKLTEPSPLRGELYCPHIGKCGGCVFGHISYENQLELKAGFLKNALERNRVEFPEPEIISADFKEFRNRATFRIRDGKIGFYKFKTNDFIPIDECPVIKKSMIEKAKELAGAVEGRSYIYITENEKGEALGRTDAALDSKFSFDGLKSGEKAIGRKHLGFDTRYGTFYVGFNSFLQGNRYISNALQDFVLEHSEGRLGLELYCGSGYLTLPMARKCEKIDAVESYAPSIRLAERTKLKNVTWHVAMSENMKGMGKRSLDMIVADPPRTGMEKEVCNYIKNSDADRFIYISCDPNTFARDAARLSEFYKIEHMVICDMFPGSYHLETMALLRRKK; from the coding sequence TTGATAAACAAAACTGAGATTCGCGACACAGCCTATGGCGGCTATGGTGTCGGGACAATGCCTGACGGCAGAGTGATTTTTATTCCCCATACTGTAAAAGGGGATGTTGTGACATTTCAGGTCACAGAAGACAAAACTAACATGCTTTACGGCGAGCTTGTAAAGCTGACGGAGCCTTCCCCACTCAGAGGAGAGCTTTACTGTCCGCATATAGGCAAGTGCGGAGGGTGTGTCTTCGGGCATATTTCTTATGAGAATCAGCTCGAACTTAAGGCTGGATTTCTTAAAAATGCGCTGGAGAGGAACAGAGTGGAATTTCCTGAGCCGGAGATAATTTCGGCTGATTTTAAAGAATTCCGCAACAGAGCAACTTTCCGTATCAGAGACGGGAAGATAGGATTTTATAAATTCAAGACAAATGACTTCATACCTATAGATGAATGTCCCGTAATTAAAAAGTCTATGATTGAAAAGGCTAAAGAGCTTGCAGGAGCAGTTGAGGGGAGATCATACATATACATCACTGAAAATGAAAAAGGTGAAGCCCTTGGCAGAACTGATGCAGCGCTTGACTCCAAATTCAGCTTTGACGGTCTGAAATCAGGAGAAAAAGCGATAGGTAGAAAGCACCTCGGATTTGACACCAGATATGGAACTTTTTATGTAGGCTTTAACTCCTTTTTGCAGGGGAACAGATACATTTCTAACGCTTTGCAGGATTTTGTGCTGGAGCATTCAGAGGGGCGTCTTGGGCTGGAGCTTTATTGCGGCTCAGGATACCTGACACTGCCTATGGCAAGAAAATGCGAGAAAATTGATGCGGTGGAGAGTTATGCCCCATCCATACGGCTCGCTGAAAGAACTAAACTGAAAAATGTGACATGGCATGTCGCCATGAGTGAAAATATGAAAGGTATGGGCAAAAGAAGCCTTGATATGATAGTCGCCGACCCTCCACGTACCGGCATGGAGAAAGAGGTCTGCAATTATATCAAAAACAGTGATGCAGACAGGTTTATCTATATCTCATGCGACCCGAACACTTTTGCAAGGGACGCTGCAAGACTTTCAGAGTTTTACAAGATTGAACATATGGTCATTTGTGACATGTTTCCCGGCTCATATCACCTCGAAACTATGGCTTTGTTAAGAAGGAAAAAGTGA
- a CDS encoding ABC transporter permease subunit, whose translation MSYMIKSLKVAIWFMFLTFPIIVIKVNTIENLVMWRWKNMFYMGVGVFFVSMLWRYLLERKERAGKSDVQDKKTITQTVMENPKILRIVVFSLLAILCIFPFVTDAYQINILTVALMYVVLGLGLNIVVGLAGLLDLGFVAFYAVGAYTYALLNHYFGLSFWLLLPVGGLMGAVFGVLLGFPVLRLRGDYLAIVTLGFGEIIRLVLENWNDFSMGPSGIANIDRPSFFGIDFSLEQSTIFIYFLMVLFTLFTIFFVNRLQNSRIGRAWLALREDEIACQAMGVGRTRTKLMAFALGATWAGLMGVVFAAKTTFINPASFTFLESAIILSVVVLGGMGSIPGVILGALIMILLPEYLRAFSEYRMLVFGGAMVVMMVFRPQGLVSNFRRKYSFHAEDERFGQ comes from the coding sequence ATGAGCTATATGATCAAATCACTTAAAGTCGCCATATGGTTTATGTTTCTGACTTTTCCTATTATCGTTATCAAAGTCAACACTATAGAAAATCTCGTGATGTGGCGATGGAAAAACATGTTTTACATGGGAGTAGGTGTCTTTTTTGTCTCTATGCTCTGGAGATACCTTCTGGAGCGAAAGGAGCGTGCCGGAAAGTCGGATGTTCAGGATAAAAAAACCATCACTCAGACAGTTATGGAAAATCCGAAGATCCTTCGTATTGTTGTTTTCTCACTTCTCGCTATCCTCTGTATATTCCCATTTGTAACAGATGCTTATCAGATAAATATTTTAACAGTTGCGTTGATGTATGTTGTGCTGGGACTTGGTCTTAACATCGTTGTGGGACTTGCCGGACTTCTCGATCTTGGTTTCGTAGCATTTTATGCAGTTGGTGCTTATACATATGCTCTGCTGAACCATTATTTCGGCTTATCCTTCTGGCTCCTGCTGCCTGTGGGCGGTCTTATGGGGGCGGTATTTGGTGTGCTTCTTGGTTTTCCTGTGCTTCGTCTCCGTGGTGACTATCTCGCTATTGTAACCCTTGGTTTTGGGGAAATCATCAGACTTGTTCTTGAAAACTGGAATGATTTTTCAATGGGACCAAGCGGTATTGCCAATATCGACAGACCTTCATTTTTTGGTATAGATTTTTCTTTGGAACAGTCAACAATTTTTATATATTTTCTTATGGTGCTATTTACGCTGTTTACCATATTTTTTGTAAACAGACTCCAAAACAGCCGCATAGGTCGTGCATGGCTCGCCCTGCGAGAGGATGAAATTGCCTGCCAGGCTATGGGGGTCGGACGCACCAGAACAAAGCTGATGGCTTTTGCTTTGGGAGCTACCTGGGCTGGGCTCATGGGGGTTGTATTTGCAGCGAAAACTACATTTATTAATCCTGCGAGTTTCACATTTCTTGAGTCAGCAATCATACTTTCTGTTGTAGTTCTCGGTGGAATGGGGTCTATTCCGGGGGTGATCCTTGGTGCGCTGATTATGATACTTCTGCCTGAATACCTCAGAGCATTTTCTGAATACCGTATGCTCGTTTTTGGCGGTGCGATGGTGGTTATGATGGTTTTCCGTCCGCAGGGGCTTGTGAGCAACTTCCGGCGAAAATATTCGTTTCACGCAGAAGATGAAAGGTTTGGGCAGTAA
- a CDS encoding ABC transporter ATP-binding protein: MEHILNVNGLTMDFGGLRAVDSVDLYVDKQEIVALIGPNGAGKTTFFNCITGIYNPSKGDIKALTHSGAVARLNGLKPNRVTERGLARTFQNIRLFPNMTVLENVMIGKHCRMKAKVLGALFRDKKTRAEELKAATESYEILEKMGLEKFSDEMACNLPYGDQRKLEIARALATEPSLLLLDEPAAGMNPFETVELTNLIRQIRDQEKISILLIEHDMKLVMNLSERIYVMDHGQKIAEGTPIEIRNNPEVIKAYLGEDMDA, encoded by the coding sequence ATGGAACATATATTAAACGTTAACGGACTTACAATGGACTTCGGTGGGCTGCGTGCAGTGGACTCCGTTGATCTTTACGTGGATAAACAGGAGATTGTGGCTCTCATCGGACCCAATGGTGCGGGGAAGACCACTTTTTTTAACTGCATCACCGGAATATATAACCCTTCAAAGGGGGACATCAAGGCTTTGACGCATTCCGGTGCAGTAGCCAGGCTGAACGGTCTTAAACCAAATCGTGTAACAGAGAGAGGTCTTGCCAGAACCTTTCAGAATATACGGTTATTTCCTAATATGACAGTGTTGGAAAACGTGATGATAGGTAAGCACTGCCGTATGAAAGCAAAGGTTCTCGGTGCACTTTTCCGCGATAAAAAAACCAGAGCAGAAGAGCTGAAAGCAGCTACCGAAAGCTATGAAATACTTGAAAAGATGGGACTTGAGAAGTTCAGTGATGAGATGGCGTGCAACCTGCCGTATGGCGACCAGAGAAAACTTGAGATAGCTCGTGCGCTCGCCACAGAACCTTCGCTTCTGCTTCTGGATGAACCCGCTGCCGGTATGAACCCATTTGAAACAGTCGAACTGACCAATCTTATTCGTCAGATACGCGATCAGGAAAAGATTTCAATCCTGCTCATAGAACACGACATGAAACTTGTTATGAACCTCTCTGAACGGATTTACGTTATGGATCACGGACAGAAAATCGCTGAGGGGACACCCATTGAGATAAGAAATAATCCTGAAGTTATTAAGGCTTATCTCGGGGAGGATATGGATGCTTGA